A window of the Magnetococcales bacterium genome harbors these coding sequences:
- a CDS encoding ATP phosphoribosyltransferase, which yields MSQLKLGIPKGSLEQATIELFSQAGWRISPSSRNYFPSIDDPEIVCSLVRPQEMARYVADGTLDMGLTGLDWILEWECEDKVAQIGALEYSKSSNRPCRWVLVTRQDSPIQTLADLQGKRVATELEQFTRRHLSQLGIQAEVIFSWGATEAKVVEGLVDAAVEITETGSTIKAHGLRIVADLLETRTMIIANHDAVRDAWKKNKIDQITLLLNAALTARHKAILKMNVPVARSAEVLALLPSLQSPTINTLSDPAWQAVETVVDRSEVRDLIWRLKQAGAVGILEFDLKKVV from the coding sequence ATGTCACAACTGAAACTCGGCATCCCCAAGGGAAGCCTGGAACAAGCCACCATCGAACTGTTCTCCCAGGCGGGCTGGCGCATTTCCCCCAGTTCACGCAACTATTTTCCCAGCATCGATGATCCGGAGATCGTCTGCTCGCTGGTCCGTCCCCAGGAGATGGCCCGCTACGTAGCCGACGGCACCTTGGACATGGGCCTGACCGGCCTGGACTGGATCCTCGAATGGGAGTGCGAAGATAAAGTCGCGCAAATCGGCGCCCTGGAATACTCCAAAAGCTCCAACCGTCCCTGTCGCTGGGTGCTGGTGACCCGTCAGGACTCCCCGATCCAAACCCTTGCGGATCTCCAGGGCAAACGGGTGGCCACGGAACTGGAACAGTTCACCCGTCGTCATCTGTCCCAGTTGGGCATTCAGGCCGAAGTGATCTTCTCCTGGGGAGCCACGGAGGCCAAAGTGGTGGAAGGACTGGTGGACGCGGCGGTGGAGATCACCGAAACCGGTTCCACCATCAAGGCCCACGGCCTGCGCATCGTGGCGGATCTACTGGAAACCCGCACCATGATCATCGCCAATCACGACGCGGTGCGGGATGCGTGGAAAAAAAACAAGATCGATCAGATCACCCTGCTGTTGAACGCCGCCCTGACCGCCCGTCACAAGGCGATCCTCAAAATGAACGTCCCGGTGGCCCGTTCCGCCGAGGTGCTGGCCCTGTTGCCCAGCCTGCAATCCCCGACCATCAACACCTTGTCCGATCCGGCTTGGCAGGCGGTGGAGACCGTGGTGGACCGCTCCGAGGTTCGCGACCTGATTTGGCGATTGAAACAGGCCGGAGCCGTCGGCATCCTGGAATTTGACCTCAAGAAAGTGGTATGA
- a CDS encoding phosphoglycolate phosphatase has translation MSKPIVCRALLFDLDGTLVDSAPDLWRAMNHVLALRQHPPLPLERVRHLVGHGARALLARGLFDENTDPPADDPLFEQAVTAFLDYYRDHLTDHSRPFPAVIPVLQSLADQGYAMAVVTNKPEHLARAMLEQLDLDRFFSVVIGGETLPRRKPDPLPIQHALAQLDIPATLGVMIGDSETDLQAARNAQIPVILYAHGYNRGQHVRALHPDRVMDHFGQLPEFLHLSRETRIGSPCHN, from the coding sequence ATGAGCAAACCCATCGTCTGCCGCGCCCTGCTGTTCGATCTGGACGGCACTCTGGTGGATTCCGCTCCGGACCTGTGGCGAGCCATGAACCATGTCCTGGCCCTGCGGCAACACCCTCCCCTGCCCCTGGAGCGGGTACGCCATCTGGTGGGCCACGGCGCCCGCGCCCTGCTGGCCCGGGGACTGTTCGACGAAAACACCGACCCTCCCGCCGACGATCCCCTCTTCGAGCAGGCGGTCACCGCCTTTCTGGATTACTACCGGGATCATCTCACCGATCACTCCCGCCCGTTTCCCGCGGTGATCCCGGTGCTCCAATCCCTGGCTGACCAGGGTTACGCCATGGCGGTGGTCACCAACAAGCCGGAACACCTCGCCCGGGCCATGCTGGAACAACTGGATCTGGACCGATTCTTCTCCGTGGTCATCGGCGGCGAGACCCTGCCCCGACGCAAACCCGATCCCCTGCCGATACAACACGCCCTGGCGCAACTCGACATTCCGGCCACGCTCGGGGTGATGATCGGCGATTCGGAAACCGATCTCCAGGCCGCCCGCAACGCCCAGATCCCGGTCATTCTGTACGCCCATGGCTACAACCGTGGGCAGCACGTACGCGCACTCCATCCGGACCGCGTCATGGACCACTTCGGCCAACTGCCGGAGTTTCTTCATTTATCCAGGGAAACAAGGATTGGATCACCATGTCACAACTGA
- the raiA gene encoding ribosome-associated translation inhibitor RaiA, which yields MEVKIEGRQVDIGDELRDRIQKQFDNLDQRFGPLTHGRISVERKAHNNEQRASVKTVVNVAGKTISAAKEASTVIGAVNETLDTLTEELLTHAEKSKKSHR from the coding sequence ATGGAAGTGAAAATTGAAGGACGCCAGGTTGACATCGGAGACGAGTTGCGGGATCGCATCCAAAAGCAGTTCGACAACCTCGATCAACGCTTCGGACCCTTGACCCACGGTCGCATCTCCGTGGAACGCAAGGCCCACAACAACGAGCAACGCGCCTCGGTCAAAACCGTGGTCAACGTGGCGGGCAAAACCATCTCCGCCGCCAAAGAGGCCTCCACGGTGATCGGAGCGGTCAACGAGACCCTCGATACCCTCACCGAAGAACTGCTGACCCACGCGGAAAAAAGCAAAAAGAGTCACCGGTAA
- the hpt gene encoding hypoxanthine phosphoribosyltransferase produces MRPLVEPILSDELIQGRIDALAQEMAPALRDDVVMVTLMTGAFLFGADLARALSRIGRPLTLDFMVLSSYGAGTETSGQINTRLDVRENLSGRQVLLVDDILDSGHTLQMAIAHLKGKGADSILTCVLLDKPARRRVPVQADFVGFEIPNVFVVGFGIDYNQMFRELPYVGHVRTP; encoded by the coding sequence ATGAGACCCCTTGTGGAACCAATCCTCTCCGACGAACTGATCCAGGGCCGCATCGACGCCCTGGCCCAGGAGATGGCCCCGGCGCTGCGGGACGACGTGGTCATGGTCACCTTGATGACCGGAGCGTTCCTGTTCGGGGCGGATCTGGCCCGCGCCCTCTCCCGGATCGGACGCCCCCTGACCCTCGATTTCATGGTGCTGTCGTCGTATGGCGCCGGAACGGAAACTTCCGGCCAGATCAACACCCGTCTGGATGTGCGGGAAAATCTCTCCGGTCGTCAGGTGCTGCTGGTGGATGACATCCTCGACAGCGGTCACACCCTGCAAATGGCCATCGCCCACCTCAAGGGAAAAGGGGCCGACTCCATCCTCACCTGCGTGCTGCTGGACAAACCCGCCCGTCGCCGGGTGCCGGTCCAGGCCGACTTCGTGGGCTTCGAGATTCCGAATGTGTTCGTGGTGGGTTTCGGCATCGATTACAACCAGATGTTCCGGGAGTTGCCCTACGTGGGCCATGTGCGCACCCCATGA